The sequence below is a genomic window from Variovorax paradoxus B4.
CGTCTCCTTCTCGCCCGATCTCGACGACGCCAACCTCGCGACCGGTCCCAGGCTGCCGCGCGGCGCCGGGCTGCGCGCGCGGCAGGCCGTGGGGCAGAACACGCATTGCGAGTTCCGCACCTCGAGCGCGCTGCGCATCTGGCCGATCGAGATCCAGCGCGCCCAGTACTTCACCTATGCGCCCGACCTGCCGCTCGGAACGCACCCCCAGTCCCGTGCCATCCGCGGCGGCCTGCGCATTGCGCTGCATGCGACGGCGGGGCTCAACTTCAGCCAGATCGCGCTCGACGACCTGGTGCTGCATCTCGGCGGCGCCGAAGACGTGGCATGGCAGTTGCAGGAGTGCGCGCTGGGCCAGCCCATCGGCGTGATGGTGCGGCCGCTGTCGCCCACCGGCGCGCTGCAGGGCGCGGCGCAGAGCCTGCCGGCCACGGCGATCCAGCCCGTCGGCTTCGAGGACGATGAAGCGCTGCTGCCGGTCACGGCCACCGGCTTCTCGGGCTTCCGCCTGCTGCAGGAGTACTTCGCGTTTCCACAGCGCTTCCAGTTCCTGCGTATCGCGGGGCTGCAATCGGTGCTCGCGGCGATGCCGGTCGCCGAGGTCGAGCTCGTGCTGCTGTTCTCGCGCGGCGATGCGGCACTCGAAAAACTGGTGAGCGCCGACAACGTGCAGCTGCACTGCGTGCCGGTGGTCAATCTGTTCAACAAGCGGCTCGACCGTGTGCCGCTGACCGAAGGCGTGAGCCAGTTCCACCTGGTGCCCGACCGCACGCGGCCGCAGGATTTCGAGGTGCACACCGTTACCGAGGTCATCGGCCACGGCGCGCCCGGCGTCGATGCATCGGCGGCCGAACAGGTGTTTCGCCCTTTCTATTCGGCCTTCCATGGCACGCGGCACAGCCACCCGGCCTACTTCACGACCACCCGCGAGCCGCGGATGCTGTCGGTGCGCCAGCGCACCGAGGGCCATCGCAGCAGCCACATCGGCTCCGAGGTCTACATGCAGATCGTCGATCCGCAGCAGGCGCCGTACGCCGCCACGCTGCGGCAGCTCGCGGTGGCCGCGCTGTGCACCAACCGCGACCTGCCGCTCCTGATGCCGCTGGGGCGCGACAACGACTTCGATTGCGTCGACTCCTTCCCCGTGCAGCGGGTGCGCATGGTTCGCGGTCCTTCGCGGCCGGTGTCGCCGGTGGTGAGCCAGGGGCTGGGCTGGCGGGTGGTCGATCACCTTGCGCTCAACTACCTGTCGATCTCCGACAGCACGCCGGAGCAGGGCGCTGCCGCATTGCGCGAAACGCTGATGCTCTACGCCACGCATGCCGACGAGATGCGCCAGGGCCAGGTGCGCGGGCTGCTCTCGGTGAGAGCCAAGCCCGTGGCGCGCCGCCTGCCGCTCAAGGGACCGATCGCCTTCGGGCGCGGGCTCGAAGTGACGCTCGAGGTCGACAAGGACGCATTCCACGGCCACAGCGTGTTCCTGTTCGGCGCGGTGATGGCGCGCTTTCTCGCGCGCCACGTGGAGGTCAACCATTTCGTCGAGACCGTGCTGCGCGTGGCGGGCAAGGGCGAGACCATGCGATGGAGGCCGCTATGCGGGACCCGGCAGATTCTGTGAGCGCCGCCCGGCCGCCCGAAGGCGCTCGCCCCCTCGCTCGCGAGGGGGGAGGCGAAGTCCGCGAAGCGGCGAGCCCGGGGGAGTCAGTCAACACGCGTGTCGACAACGCGCTGCGCGGGTGGTCGGCGGAGCCGTGGTCCTACGACTATTTCGCGGTGCTGCGCCGGCTG
It includes:
- the tssF gene encoding type VI secretion system baseplate subunit TssF; protein product: MDPRLLNLYEQELRYFRESSSEFARAFPKIAHRLGIEGQEVADPYVERLIEATAFLSARVNLKLDAEYPRFTGHLLDIVYPNFLAPTPAMAVVSFSPDLDDANLATGPRLPRGAGLRARQAVGQNTHCEFRTSSALRIWPIEIQRAQYFTYAPDLPLGTHPQSRAIRGGLRIALHATAGLNFSQIALDDLVLHLGGAEDVAWQLQECALGQPIGVMVRPLSPTGALQGAAQSLPATAIQPVGFEDDEALLPVTATGFSGFRLLQEYFAFPQRFQFLRIAGLQSVLAAMPVAEVELVLLFSRGDAALEKLVSADNVQLHCVPVVNLFNKRLDRVPLTEGVSQFHLVPDRTRPQDFEVHTVTEVIGHGAPGVDASAAEQVFRPFYSAFHGTRHSHPAYFTTTREPRMLSVRQRTEGHRSSHIGSEVYMQIVDPQQAPYAATLRQLAVAALCTNRDLPLLMPLGRDNDFDCVDSFPVQRVRMVRGPSRPVSPVVSQGLGWRVVDHLALNYLSISDSTPEQGAAALRETLMLYATHADEMRQGQVRGLLSVRAKPVARRLPLKGPIAFGRGLEVTLEVDKDAFHGHSVFLFGAVMARFLARHVEVNHFVETVLRVAGKGETMRWRPLCGTRQIL